One window of Alosa sapidissima isolate fAloSap1 chromosome 21, fAloSap1.pri, whole genome shotgun sequence genomic DNA carries:
- the LOC121696135 gene encoding fer3-like protein: MEIHSSMMDPALFDIVGDMNVMEVHSKTTLAPKQGPRTLNGSDVRERHYCNFTQGSQAAAGGETLVHYANCEPLANEGTSAYGPGFQSGRSKRKRVITTVQRHAANIRERRRMFSLNEAFDELRKKVPTFAYEKRLSRIETLRLAVVYISFMMELLKKQSLINLDQMEL; the protein is encoded by the coding sequence ATGGAAATCCATTCATCCATGATGGATCCAGCACTATTTGACATAGTCGGTGACATGAACGTTATGGAAGTGCATTCGAAGACAACACTGGCGCCGAAACAAGGCCCGAGAACACTGAATGGGTCGGACGTTCGAGAGCGACATTACTGCAACTTCACCCAAGGCTCCCAGGCGGCTGCTGGTGGTGAGACGCTCGTTCATTACGCGAACTGTGAGCCGTTGGCGAATGAGGGCACATCCGCTTATGGGCCTGGATTTCAGAGTGGAAGGTCGAAGCGGAAACGTGTGATTACTACGGTTCAGCGACACGCCGCTAACATCAGGGAGCGCAGACGTATGTTCAGTCTCAACGAGGCCTTTGATGAACTGCGGAAGAAAGTGCCTACTTTCGCATATGAGAAAAGACTGTCGAGGATAGAAACGCTGCGCCTAGCTGTAGTGTACATTTCCTTTATGATGGAACTACTGAAAAAACAGTCTCTTATCAACCTGGATCAAATGGAATTGTGA
- the twist1a gene encoding twist-related protein 1a: MFEEETMQEDSSSPESPVDSLGNSEEELDRQTKRCGRKRRPSRKSGEDSDSPTHGKRGKKCSSSPQSFEDLQTQRVMANVRERQRTQSLNEAFASLRKIIPTLPSDKLSKIQTLKLAARYIDFLCQVLQSDELDSKMASCSYVAHERLSYAFSVWRMEGAWSMSTSH; the protein is encoded by the coding sequence ATGTTTGAGGAAGAGACGATGCAGGAGGATTCGAGCTCCCCGGAGTCTCCAGTGGACAGCCTTGGTAACAGCGAAGAGGAGCTCGACAGGCAAACGAAAAGATGTGGGAGGAAAAGAAGACCGAGCAGGAAAAGTGGGGAGGATTCAGATAGCCCTACCCATgggaaaagggggaaaaagtgcagcagcAGCCCACAGTCTTTTGAGGACCTTCAGACGCAGCGGGTCATGGCTAACGTACGCGAAAGACAGAGGACGCAGTCACTCAACGAGGCTTTTGCCTCTTTGCGGAAAATCATCCCCACTTTGCCCTCTGACAAATTAAGCAAAATTCAGACGCTTAAGCTTGCGGCAAGGTACATTGACTTCCTCTGCCAGGTTCTGCAGAGCGACGAGCTGGACTCCAAAATGGCAAGCTGCAGCTACGTGGCTCACGAGAGACTGAGCTACGCGTTTTCCGTGTGGAGGATGGAGGGCGCGTGGTCCATGTCAACATCCCACTAA